In a single window of the Desulfuromonas sp. genome:
- a CDS encoding c(7)-type cytochrome triheme domain-containing protein yields the protein MKKLIRILICAALATGLVAVQQGFAEYDFGGGEITYKSTVFSHESHVGGMGFDCDTCHEGLFEMEGHALQGNPEFSMDAIYEGGFCGACHDGDTAFASDSDCTSCHVKDGGDIYYTEPVKAILFSHKAHGETGLECESCHTGLFGMEALAAQKGKDFTMAALYDGQYCGACHDGDTAFASDTRCATCHVGVKGYVRAHPSKGGDQHAAH from the coding sequence ATGAAGAAGTTGATCCGGATTCTTATTTGCGCGGCCCTTGCCACAGGCCTGGTCGCGGTTCAGCAGGGATTCGCCGAGTACGATTTCGGCGGCGGAGAAATCACCTACAAGTCGACGGTGTTCAGCCATGAATCCCACGTCGGGGGGATGGGTTTCGACTGTGATACCTGTCACGAGGGGCTTTTCGAGATGGAGGGCCATGCCCTCCAGGGCAACCCCGAGTTTTCCATGGATGCCATTTACGAGGGCGGCTTCTGCGGCGCCTGCCACGACGGCGACACCGCTTTTGCCTCCGACAGCGACTGCACCAGCTGTCACGTCAAGGACGGCGGCGACATCTACTACACCGAGCCGGTCAAGGCGATCCTGTTCAGCCACAAGGCCCACGGCGAGACGGGCCTGGAGTGCGAATCGTGCCACACCGGGCTGTTCGGCATGGAGGCCCTGGCGGCTCAGAAGGGCAAGGACTTTACCATGGCCGCCCTTTATGACGGCCAGTATTGCGGGGCCTGCCACGACGGCGATACGGCCTTTGCCTCCGATACCCGCTGCGCGACCTGCCATGTCGGGGTGAAGGGCTATGTCAGGGCCCATCCCTCCAAGGGCGGCGATCAACACGCGGCACACTGA
- a CDS encoding sigma 54-interacting transcriptional regulator codes for MSRPSKIEAPEEPAFKAPLNGSSAHLLTILNSVADGVFTVDEHMRITTYNRAAEEITGFSYEEAIGKRCYDIFRAGVCFSGCPVKEAQETGQPVINREVDILSKDGAKLPISVSASVLRDQEGNPIGGVETFRDQSLIHALRREIEEKYTFGDLVSRNPAMRRLFDILPDVAASEATVLLRGDSGTGKELFAKAIHDLSPRKEGPLVVVNCGALPEPLLEAEIFGARRGAYTGATENRPGRLEMARGGTLFLDEIGDLPLPLQVKLLRVLENQEYQPLGAPSPMKADVRFLAATNCGLEQMVEEGTFRRDLYFRINVVALQIPPLRERREDIPLLIDIFLDRFNRTYAKKIRGFTAEALQVLLNHDYPGNIR; via the coding sequence ATGTCTAGACCAAGTAAAATAGAGGCGCCTGAAGAGCCGGCATTCAAGGCCCCCCTGAACGGTTCTTCGGCTCACCTCTTGACCATTCTCAACAGTGTGGCCGACGGTGTCTTTACCGTCGACGAGCATATGCGGATCACCACCTACAACCGTGCGGCGGAAGAGATTACCGGATTTTCCTACGAGGAGGCCATCGGCAAGCGCTGCTACGACATCTTCCGGGCCGGGGTCTGTTTCTCGGGCTGCCCGGTCAAGGAGGCCCAGGAGACGGGCCAGCCCGTCATCAACCGGGAAGTCGATATCCTCTCCAAGGACGGCGCCAAGCTGCCCATCTCGGTCAGCGCTTCGGTGCTGAGGGATCAGGAGGGCAACCCCATCGGCGGGGTGGAGACCTTTCGGGACCAGTCGCTGATTCACGCTCTGCGGCGGGAGATCGAGGAGAAATACACTTTCGGCGACCTCGTCAGCCGCAACCCGGCCATGCGCCGGCTCTTCGATATCCTCCCCGATGTTGCGGCCAGTGAGGCCACGGTTCTGCTGCGCGGCGACAGCGGTACGGGCAAGGAGCTTTTCGCCAAGGCCATTCACGACCTCAGTCCCCGAAAAGAGGGGCCTCTGGTTGTGGTGAACTGTGGCGCCCTTCCCGAACCCCTGTTGGAGGCGGAGATTTTCGGGGCCCGCCGCGGCGCTTACACGGGGGCCACCGAGAACCGCCCCGGGCGCCTGGAGATGGCCAGGGGGGGGACCTTGTTTCTCGACGAGATTGGCGACCTGCCCCTTCCCCTGCAGGTCAAGCTCCTTCGGGTTCTTGAAAACCAGGAATACCAGCCCCTCGGCGCGCCGAGCCCCATGAAGGCCGACGTGCGGTTCCTGGCCGCCACCAATTGCGGGCTTGAGCAGATGGTCGAGGAAGGCACCTTCCGGCGCGACCTGTACTTCCGCATCAACGTGGTGGCCTTGCAGATCCCGCCCCTGCGGGAGCGGAGGGAAGACATTCCCCTGCTCATCGATATTTTCCTCGATCGTTTCAACCGGACCTACGCCAAGAAGATCCGGGGCTTTACCGCCGAGGCCCTGCAGGTCCTTCTCAATCACGATTACCCGGGGAATATCCGCTAA
- a CDS encoding helix-turn-helix domain-containing protein: protein MEHLPAGFLAAKNPEESLTRHKKGKVSREALGDLLERHGGNRTRVAQELGVDRTTLWRWMKRFDLLS, encoded by the coding sequence ATGGAGCACCTTCCGGCCGGATTCCTTGCGGCCAAGAATCCCGAGGAGTCCCTGACCCGCCACAAAAAGGGCAAGGTGTCCCGGGAGGCCCTTGGGGATCTCCTCGAGCGCCACGGCGGCAATCGCACCCGGGTCGCCCAGGAGCTCGGGGTGGACCGAACAACTCTGTGGCGGTGGATGAAGAGGTTCGACCTCCTCTCCTAG
- a CDS encoding NifB/NifX family molybdenum-iron cluster-binding protein, which produces MRVAITTRGPGAEFGVDESFGRAYWFLILDETREEWESIDNSEIRNSMNNAGMLAAKALAGYEVDVLITGETGPKAFRALKALGIEVFHNATGTAMEALQAWRAGDLPKAFLPKSQGSPSCLMAPATAAAPRGLAPQMFRRPVTAY; this is translated from the coding sequence ATGAGAGTAGCGATAACAACGCGAGGGCCGGGTGCCGAGTTCGGAGTCGATGAGAGTTTCGGGCGAGCCTACTGGTTTTTGATTCTTGACGAGACGAGAGAAGAATGGGAGTCGATCGACAACAGCGAAATTCGCAATTCAATGAACAACGCCGGGATGTTGGCTGCCAAAGCTCTTGCGGGCTACGAAGTCGATGTGCTGATCACCGGAGAGACCGGTCCCAAGGCGTTCCGGGCTCTCAAGGCCCTGGGGATCGAGGTGTTTCACAATGCCACGGGCACGGCGATGGAGGCACTTCAGGCCTGGCGTGCGGGAGATCTGCCGAAGGCCTTCCTGCCCAAGAGCCAGGGGAGTCCTTCATGCCTGATGGCTCCGGCGACCGCGGCCGCTCCGAGGGGACTGGCTCCCCAGATGTTTCGCAGGCCGGTCACTGCGTATTAG